A single genomic interval of Thermosipho japonicus harbors:
- the groES gene encoding co-chaperone GroES, with protein MKVIPLGSRLLIKPIQEEKRTEGGIVLPDTAKEKPMKAEIVAVGNLEDADVDLHVGDKVIFSKYSGTEIKIEEEDYIIIDVEDILAKIED; from the coding sequence ATGAAGGTTATTCCATTGGGATCAAGACTTTTAATTAAGCCAATTCAGGAGGAAAAGAGAACTGAAGGAGGAATTGTTCTTCCAGATACTGCAAAAGAAAAACCTATGAAAGCAGAAATTGTTGCAGTAGGTAACTTGGAAGATGCAGATGTGGATCTTCACGTAGGTGATAAAGTAATCTTTTCCAAATATTCGGGAACCGAAATTAAGATAGAGGAAGAAGATTACATTATAATTGATGTAGAAGATATTCTAGCAAAAATAGAAGATTAA
- a CDS encoding SufS family cysteine desulfurase, with translation MLSKNILNDFPVLSRTIKGNRIVYLDSAASTLKPKPVIDKLSKFYLENYANVHRAVHTLASESTQMLEFSRKNYANFLNASEHEIIFTSGTTMSINLIVESLVRSKILNKDDIVLTTLVEHHANFVPWVRLSKLHGFRVEFVEPSLRFGTLAIEDFLKKDINPKVVAITGHSNVTGQLIDIEKIRNIFPNSILIVDGAQLIPHQRIDVKSLDIDFLCFSVHKMLGPSGIGVLYGKSQYLETLEPFLYGGEMIDKVGVEDVTFNVLPYKFEAGTPNIGGIVGANYALEYLKNIGFDEAKKHILDLTKYAIEKFRNIENVEVYGPLDESHCGILSFNIDGIHPHDVAHLLDEKFGVAVRSGHHCAQPLMNVLKSQSRLSQFPNSTCRASFYIYNSYEDIDILIEGIKKIKEWFDV, from the coding sequence ATGCTCTCAAAAAATATATTGAATGATTTTCCTGTACTTTCAAGAACAATAAAAGGAAATCGTATTGTTTACCTTGACAGTGCTGCAAGTACATTAAAACCAAAGCCAGTAATTGATAAATTGTCTAAATTTTATTTAGAAAATTATGCCAATGTTCATAGAGCAGTTCATACTCTAGCATCTGAGTCAACTCAGATGCTAGAGTTTTCTAGAAAAAATTATGCAAATTTTTTGAATGCTAGTGAACATGAGATAATTTTCACATCAGGAACAACAATGTCAATAAATCTTATAGTTGAAAGTTTAGTAAGAAGTAAAATCTTGAACAAGGATGATATAGTTTTAACAACTTTAGTTGAGCATCATGCAAATTTTGTTCCATGGGTAAGACTTTCCAAATTACATGGATTTAGAGTAGAATTTGTTGAACCTAGCTTGCGTTTTGGAACTTTAGCTATCGAGGATTTTTTAAAAAAAGATATAAATCCTAAGGTGGTCGCTATTACAGGACATTCAAATGTAACGGGGCAGTTAATTGATATAGAAAAAATTCGCAATATTTTTCCTAATTCAATATTAATAGTTGATGGAGCACAACTTATTCCGCATCAGAGGATTGATGTTAAGAGCTTAGATATTGATTTTCTTTGTTTTTCAGTCCATAAAATGCTTGGACCAAGTGGAATTGGAGTTTTATATGGAAAGAGTCAATATTTAGAAACACTTGAGCCTTTTTTGTATGGCGGTGAAATGATTGATAAGGTTGGTGTTGAAGATGTTACCTTTAATGTGCTTCCATACAAATTTGAGGCAGGAACTCCAAATATTGGTGGAATTGTCGGTGCAAATTATGCGCTTGAATATTTAAAAAATATTGGATTTGATGAGGCAAAAAAACATATTCTAGATCTTACAAAATATGCTATTGAAAAATTTAGAAATATTGAAAATGTTGAAGTTTATGGCCCACTTGATGAATCTCACTGCGGTATTTTAAGCTTTAATATTGACGGAATTCATCCACATGATGTTGCACATCTTTTGGATGAAAAATTTGGAGTGGCAGTAAGGAGCGGTCATCATTGTGCACAGCCTTTGATGAATGTTTTGAAGTCACAAAGTAGACTGTCTCAATTTCCAAACAGTACATGTAGAGCAAGTTTTTATATATATAACTCATATGAAGATATAGATATATTAATAGAAGGAATAAAAAAGATAAAGGAGTGGTTTGATGTATAA
- the sufB gene encoding Fe-S cluster assembly protein SufB, producing MFDIKQNEDRFNYIANIEPEYKSLPGLTPKIIEEISEIKGEPKWMRELRLKSLEIFQKWHDPRFGVDISELDLNKIIPYIKPKANKQTSWEEVPEEIKKAFDKLGIPEAERKYFAGVGAQFDSEIVYQNIKKELEGLGVIFMDMESAVREYPDLVKEYFMKLVPAHDHKFAALHGAIWSGGTFLYVPKGVKVPMPLQAYFLMSNPGMSQLEHTVIVADEGSEVTFIEGCSAPRYNVINLHTGMVEIYVKKDAKVKYMTIQNWSKNTYNLNTKRSIVEENGVMSWVSGSLGSMKTMLYPMTILKGKGAKAESLGITYAGPGQHMDTGSKVVHLAPYTSSTIDARSISVGGGWAFYRGLLRIAQDAKKSKSHVQCTALMLDNKSKSDTVPLIEVYNSDSDVGHEARIGRIKDEQIFYLMTRGLSETEAKSMIVKGFIEPIVSSLPFEYALELNRLIEMEIESSIG from the coding sequence ATGTTTGATATAAAACAAAATGAAGATAGGTTTAATTATATTGCTAATATTGAGCCAGAGTATAAAAGTTTACCTGGATTGACACCAAAAATAATTGAAGAAATTTCTGAAATTAAAGGTGAACCTAAATGGATGAGAGAACTTAGACTTAAATCTTTGGAGATTTTTCAAAAATGGCATGATCCAAGATTTGGAGTTGATATTTCTGAATTGGATTTAAACAAGATAATTCCATATATAAAGCCGAAGGCTAACAAGCAGACAAGTTGGGAAGAAGTTCCTGAAGAAATTAAAAAGGCTTTTGATAAACTTGGAATTCCTGAGGCTGAAAGAAAATATTTTGCCGGTGTTGGAGCACAATTTGATTCGGAAATAGTGTATCAAAATATAAAGAAAGAACTTGAAGGTCTTGGTGTAATTTTCATGGATATGGAAAGTGCGGTAAGAGAATATCCAGACTTAGTAAAAGAGTACTTTATGAAACTTGTCCCAGCTCATGATCATAAATTTGCTGCACTACATGGTGCAATTTGGAGTGGTGGAACATTTTTGTATGTTCCAAAGGGTGTTAAAGTTCCAATGCCGCTTCAAGCTTATTTTTTAATGAGTAATCCTGGAATGAGTCAGCTCGAACATACAGTTATTGTAGCTGATGAAGGCTCTGAAGTAACTTTCATTGAGGGTTGTTCAGCGCCAAGATACAATGTTATTAATTTACATACAGGAATGGTTGAGATTTACGTAAAAAAAGATGCAAAGGTAAAATACATGACAATTCAAAATTGGAGTAAAAATACGTATAACTTGAATACAAAACGCTCTATAGTAGAAGAAAATGGAGTGATGTCTTGGGTTTCAGGATCACTTGGTAGTATGAAGACAATGTTGTATCCTATGACGATCCTTAAAGGAAAGGGTGCAAAAGCAGAAAGTTTAGGTATAACATATGCAGGACCAGGCCAACATATGGATACAGGCTCAAAAGTAGTACATCTTGCACCTTATACAAGTTCCACAATTGATGCAAGGAGTATCAGTGTTGGTGGCGGCTGGGCCTTTTATAGAGGGCTATTAAGAATAGCACAAGATGCTAAAAAAAGTAAATCTCATGTTCAATGTACCGCATTAATGCTTGATAATAAATCAAAAAGTGATACAGTTCCATTAATTGAAGTATATAATAGTGATTCGGATGTAGGTCATGAAGCAAGAATTGGAAGAATTAAAGATGAACAAATCTTTTACTTAATGACAAGAGGCTTAAGTGAAACAGAAGCTAAAAGTATGATTGTTAAAGGTTTTATTGAGCCGATTGTTAGTAGTTTACCATTTGAGTATGCCCTTGAGCTCAATAGATTAATTGAAATGGAAATTGAATCATCAATAGGGTGA
- the sufC gene encoding Fe-S cluster assembly ATPase SufC — protein MEKLLEVRNLHASVKEENLKILKGVNLDIGYGELHAIMGPNGSGKSTLANVIMGNPRYRIDSGEVIFKGENIVGLTADERAKKGIFMTFQNPFEIDGVKFSNFLLSAYRKIHGDNESFAQLNKQIDEILSELVVSDNFLNRFLNVGFSGGEKKKSEILQARFLRPKLLILDEIDSGLDVDALRIVANQINKIRESGTSILIITHYKRILNYLDVDKVHVYTDGKIVKSGDFSLADDIEKNGYSVIAG, from the coding sequence ATGGAAAAATTGCTTGAAGTTAGAAATTTGCATGCATCTGTGAAAGAAGAAAACTTAAAAATATTAAAAGGTGTTAATTTGGATATAGGTTATGGAGAATTACATGCTATTATGGGACCAAATGGTTCAGGAAAATCGACTCTTGCAAACGTTATAATGGGAAATCCAAGGTATAGAATTGATTCAGGCGAAGTAATTTTTAAAGGTGAAAATATTGTTGGCTTAACCGCTGATGAGAGGGCAAAAAAAGGTATCTTTATGACTTTTCAAAATCCATTTGAAATAGACGGTGTAAAATTCAGTAATTTTCTTTTAAGTGCATATAGAAAAATTCATGGAGATAATGAATCTTTTGCGCAATTAAATAAGCAAATAGATGAAATATTAAGTGAACTTGTTGTTTCTGATAATTTCTTAAATAGATTTTTGAATGTTGGGTTTTCTGGCGGTGAAAAGAAAAAATCCGAAATATTGCAAGCAAGGTTTTTAAGGCCGAAACTTTTAATTTTAGATGAAATTGATTCTGGTTTAGATGTTGATGCTTTAAGAATTGTTGCGAATCAGATTAATAAGATAAGAGAATCTGGAACGAGTATACTTATTATAACTCATTACAAAAGAATACTTAATTATTTAGATGTTGATAAAGTTCATGTTTATACAGATGGAAAGATTGTAAAGAGCGGTGACTTTTCATTGGCTGATGATATAGAGAAAAATGGCTATTCTGTAATTGCGGGGTGA
- the groL gene encoding chaperonin GroEL (60 kDa chaperone family; promotes refolding of misfolded polypeptides especially under stressful conditions; forms two stacked rings of heptamers to form a barrel-shaped 14mer; ends can be capped by GroES; misfolded proteins enter the barrel where they are refolded when GroES binds), giving the protein MAKMLKFSEEARRALERGVDAVADAVKITLGPKGRNVVIEKSWGSPTITNDGVSIAKEIELEDKFENLGAQLVKEVASKTNDVAGDGTTTATVLAQAMIKEGIKNVTAGANPILVKRGIERAVAAGVEEIKRISKKLSSTDDIAHVASISANSEEIGKLIAEAMEKVGEDGVITVEDSKSIETYVEFTEGMQFDRGYVSPYFVTDPEKMEVVYNEPFILITDRKLSNIKPLIPILEKVAQTGKPLVIIAEDVEGEALTTLVLNKLKGTLNTVAVKAPGFGDRRKAMLQDIAILTGGIVASEEVGINLEDLTLNDLGRADVVRVKKDETIIVGGHGDQEEIKKRIAQIKAQIEQTTSEYEKETLQERMAKLAGGVAVIKVGAATETELKEKKHRIEDALSATRAAVEEGIVPGGGITLLRARKAVEKVVNELDGDEKIGAKIVYEALIAPINQIAKNAGYDGAIIIHKVLENDDPAYGFDALKGEYCNMFERGIIDPAKVTRSALQNAASIASMLLTTEALVVEKPEPKNNQPMPEMPEY; this is encoded by the coding sequence ATGGCAAAGATGTTGAAATTCAGTGAAGAGGCAAGAAGAGCACTTGAAAGAGGTGTAGATGCAGTTGCAGATGCAGTTAAAATTACATTAGGTCCAAAAGGAAGAAACGTAGTTATTGAAAAATCTTGGGGAAGTCCAACAATTACAAATGACGGTGTTTCAATTGCTAAGGAAATTGAACTTGAAGATAAATTTGAAAATCTTGGTGCACAACTTGTAAAAGAAGTTGCAAGTAAAACAAACGATGTAGCAGGTGACGGAACAACAACAGCAACAGTTCTTGCGCAAGCAATGATAAAAGAAGGAATTAAAAACGTAACGGCTGGTGCAAATCCAATCCTTGTAAAAAGAGGAATTGAAAGAGCAGTTGCAGCAGGTGTTGAAGAAATTAAAAGAATATCAAAGAAACTTTCAAGTACAGATGATATTGCTCATGTAGCATCTATTAGTGCAAACAGTGAAGAAATTGGTAAATTAATTGCAGAAGCAATGGAAAAAGTCGGAGAAGATGGAGTAATTACTGTAGAAGATAGTAAATCAATTGAGACATATGTTGAATTTACTGAGGGTATGCAATTTGATAGAGGATATGTTTCACCATACTTTGTAACTGATCCTGAAAAAATGGAAGTAGTTTACAATGAACCATTTATTCTCATTACAGATAGGAAGCTTTCAAATATAAAACCACTTATTCCAATTCTTGAGAAAGTAGCACAAACTGGAAAACCACTTGTAATTATTGCAGAAGATGTTGAAGGGGAAGCATTAACAACACTTGTTCTTAATAAACTAAAAGGAACACTTAATACAGTAGCGGTTAAAGCACCTGGATTTGGTGACAGAAGGAAAGCGATGCTCCAAGATATTGCAATTCTTACCGGTGGTATAGTAGCAAGCGAAGAAGTAGGAATTAACTTAGAAGACTTGACATTAAACGATCTTGGAAGAGCAGATGTTGTAAGAGTAAAAAAAGACGAAACAATAATTGTTGGTGGACATGGTGATCAAGAAGAAATTAAAAAGAGAATTGCTCAAATTAAAGCACAAATCGAGCAAACTACATCAGAATACGAAAAAGAAACATTACAAGAAAGAATGGCAAAACTTGCTGGTGGTGTCGCAGTAATTAAAGTTGGTGCAGCAACAGAAACCGAGTTAAAAGAAAAGAAACACAGAATTGAAGACGCTCTCAGTGCTACAAGAGCAGCTGTTGAAGAAGGTATTGTTCCAGGTGGAGGAATTACATTACTCCGTGCAAGAAAAGCAGTTGAAAAAGTAGTAAATGAACTTGATGGTGATGAAAAGATTGGTGCAAAGATTGTTTATGAAGCATTGATAGCTCCAATTAATCAAATAGCAAAGAACGCAGGTTATGACGGTGCAATTATTATCCACAAAGTACTTGAAAATGATGATCCAGCATACGGATTTGATGCATTAAAAGGTGAATACTGCAACATGTTTGAACGCGGAATTATTGATCCAGCAAAAGTTACAAGAAGTGCACTTCAAAACGCAGCATCAATTGCAAGCATGTTGTTAACAACAGAAGCACTTGTGGTTGAAAAACCAGAACCCAAGAATAACCAACCAATGCCAGAAATGCCAGAATATTAA
- a CDS encoding Mini-ribonuclease 3: protein MNIFEKIHPNLNVNELSTDSLAYLGDAVFNLFVKVLYFKNTSVKNLHKDSQLLVNRNFQATLLDKALPLLNEEEKAFVKRGINSKGAGRYGNDPAYRKSTGFEVLVGYLYLTNQERLYNLLMEVLK from the coding sequence TTGAACATTTTTGAAAAAATTCATCCTAATCTTAATGTTAATGAACTATCTACAGATAGTCTTGCTTATCTAGGTGATGCAGTATTCAACCTTTTCGTAAAGGTATTATATTTCAAAAATACAAGTGTAAAAAATTTACACAAAGATTCTCAACTCCTTGTAAACAGAAATTTTCAAGCTACCCTCCTAGATAAAGCCCTTCCTCTATTAAATGAAGAAGAAAAAGCATTTGTAAAAAGAGGTATAAACAGCAAAGGAGCCGGAAGGTATGGAAATGATCCCGCCTACAGAAAAAGTACCGGTTTTGAAGTTTTAGTAGGTTATTTGTATCTAACTAACCAAGAACGTCTTTATAATCTATTAATGGAGGTGTTAAAATGA
- a CDS encoding SufD family Fe-S cluster assembly protein gives MEKNLELFLDNEKAVVSAPKQFFEGDYTEKDLEKELSSIENKFVRKYILEKYSEYTKIGFPIWKRLKINSISLPEYKYEGYFKGIEEDLGLIDFEGTHRKYVLLSDIFSSMGEYIKVDKEKKVKVEYIDRITNDVYKVNGKLVLVRILKTKNFSNNTLRVMADDNAEVEIYNIHVSEENSFSVDNIFIIVEDKAQVKVRDIYIGEGKVAGYLGAKMNGNESNVDVKPYFLGSKSAIFDLQYLLRFVGFENKGSIKAEGALSDEAKVVFRGILDLKRGAKNSEAEEMERCILLSKDSKMEAIPSLLVDENEVTASHAASSAPLDEDAIFYLMSRGFNRKEAKSFILNGIFENLINELSVFGLEEVVKNALKKYIE, from the coding sequence ATGGAGAAAAATTTAGAATTATTTTTAGATAATGAAAAAGCAGTGGTGAGTGCCCCAAAGCAATTTTTCGAAGGTGACTATACTGAAAAAGATTTAGAAAAAGAACTTTCAAGTATTGAAAATAAATTTGTTAGAAAGTATATATTGGAAAAGTATAGTGAATATACAAAAATAGGTTTTCCTATATGGAAAAGATTGAAAATTAATAGTATAAGTTTGCCAGAGTATAAATATGAGGGATATTTTAAAGGTATTGAAGAAGATTTAGGCTTGATAGATTTTGAGGGAACTCATAGAAAATATGTTTTGTTATCAGATATATTTTCATCTATGGGTGAATATATAAAGGTTGATAAGGAGAAAAAAGTAAAAGTTGAATACATTGATAGAATAACAAATGATGTGTATAAGGTTAATGGTAAGTTAGTTCTTGTAAGAATTTTGAAAACGAAAAATTTTTCAAATAATACATTGAGAGTTATGGCAGATGATAATGCAGAAGTTGAAATTTACAACATTCATGTAAGTGAAGAAAATTCTTTTTCAGTAGATAATATTTTTATTATAGTTGAAGATAAGGCACAAGTAAAAGTTAGAGATATATATATTGGAGAAGGGAAGGTAGCAGGATATTTAGGAGCAAAAATGAATGGTAATGAAAGTAATGTAGATGTTAAACCATACTTTTTGGGAAGTAAGAGTGCAATTTTTGATCTTCAATATCTTTTAAGGTTTGTAGGGTTTGAAAATAAAGGATCAATAAAAGCGGAAGGTGCACTTTCTGATGAAGCAAAAGTAGTATTTCGTGGTATACTTGACTTAAAAAGAGGTGCAAAAAATAGTGAAGCAGAAGAGATGGAAAGATGTATATTATTATCAAAAGATTCAAAAATGGAAGCTATCCCAAGTTTGTTAGTAGATGAAAATGAGGTTACTGCATCACATGCGGCAAGTTCTGCTCCACTTGATGAAGATGCAATTTTCTATTTAATGAGTAGAGGATTTAATAGAAAGGAAGCAAAAAGCTTTATATTAAATGGTATTTTTGAAAATTTAATTAATGAGCTTTCGGTATTTGGCCTTGAGGAGGTCGTAAAAAATGCTCTCAAAAAATATATTGAATGA